DNA from Equus asinus isolate D_3611 breed Donkey chromosome 17, EquAss-T2T_v2, whole genome shotgun sequence:
AATTAGCTGTTAATGCTAGACAGCTCCTCTGAGTGAAGCCCCTATTTAGTGAAGCCTGAACTgtttctggggaaaaaacaaattcTGTGTTTTCTTCACTTTCAGCAATGTTCTAAgtggataaaagagaaaatgagaagaacaGTGTCATTCTGAAGGCAATTGAATTTAGACTATgagaggttaaaaaataaaaatggttacaaAATATTTGTATAGCAATTTGCTTTGTTtagagtaatttaaaaataataccctGCAATTTATCCagatttatgtaatatacatactGCCATTGGCCACATCTTTGATTTccatttatctaaatattttatctgaCACTGAATAGACTTAAGTATGAATGTAGCTCctagttgctttttttttaagtagtattAAATATGGAAGCTTATTTACGAAAGCTTACTAAATATACCTTTTTGAAGCCTGAGTATTTTTAAGTAGGTGTCAGGCAGGAGAATCTATTTTAAACATTCTTATGCATGCAAAGCACAAACTACATTTTAAACTACAGTTTCAATCCGTCACTTGCCTTTCTGACCAGGAGGTTAGAGGAGTCACAAACTTCAGTTAAAGGAAACCTAGTCTGCTTCAAAGAGCCCAAAGCAACAACAAATGACGGACCAGATTCTTAAAGACCAAAATGCGTTCATGAGTTAAATGGAAAGGAGAAGGGCTGCTTCGACAgcacttacaaaggaaaccactGCTGGACGTTTTCCTGTAGCTACTAACTCCACCGTCTCCAGTGAGATGGGACGTGGGTGGAAGTTACATTTTAATGTGGCCACCCCGTGTATTGTGATCATTACTCACGGAgccagtagttctcaactggCACAGCTTTGCCCCCTGGGGGAACTGAGCCAACATCTACAGACATTTTTGGTTCTTACACCTGGGGATCAGGGAGGGAGTGCTGCTGGCACGcagtgggtagagaccagagaCACTGCTCAACCCCCTGCAGGGCACAGGGCAGGTCACAACAATGAGGAATTATCTTCACTGTCaatggccccaaatgtcaatagcacTGAGGTTGAGGAACTCTCATCGTAGgccaagaaatgaaagaggaaatctTTGGAAGATGGCACCTCTGTTCATTTTGTAGTCGattctggtttccttttctgtggtgGGGTCCAGAAGAATTGTTTAtgctgttttattgttgttgtgttGCCATCGTTCTGCCACTTTTGGGTGGACGGGTAGGTGCACAGGGCTAACGCCATAGGAAGAAACGTGTGATGCGTCCAATTTGTATTGTTTCATTTTGCAAGAAGAGTTGAATTATTGTTTATCAAAAGAgtaaatgatagaaaatattttttagttatttcacTATCTCAAGAGTTGGAATTGCACTTAATTACTCTAAATATTATTCATGCCTGGTGACATACGTATTTTACTAAATTATGCGACAATTTTGCATTGATACAAAATATTCTACTTACATAAACTTGTGAACCTGTTCTTTCATCTGCTTAGTTTAGTTTAGTGATTAATAATCACTAAAGAATaactaaaaatgaaatgattagGAGATATCTTATAAATCTATCAAATCTTCCTAATGCAGCACCTTGAATTTCATAGGGTATTTTATGGCTTCACAAGTTTGCAgcataatccttttttttttttttttggtgaggaagattggccctgagctagcatccattgttgccaatcttcctcttttttttgcttgaggaagactgtcactgagctaacatctgtgccaatcctcctctatttcatgtgggatgctgccatagcatggcctgaagagcagtgctaggtccgcaccctgcatgtgaacccatgaacccaggccaccaaagcagagtgcgcaaacttaaccactatgccactgggccagcccctgtagcaTAAATCTTTATGTGGAGTTTACTGCTGCATAGGAGTATGGAAATTTACCTGAAGTAGAAGCCATGCATGAGTGAGGATCTCAATTTTGCGGCAATATCACCAATGATGAAATCAGATTTATTTAGCATAAGTTTCTCTTTTTCATGCTGATATTGTCACtgctactttttttaaaaaagaacttctaTTATACCTAAGtctatcaataaatgttagttttccaatttaaaaagataattaaatagaaaacaggCGAGAGACAATAAGAAAAtcagaggaggggccggcccggtggcacagcagttaagtgtgcacattccactttggtggccccgggttcaccagttcagatcccaggtgcagacatggcaccgcttggcacaccatgctgtggtaggcatcccacatataaagtagaggaagatgggcacggatgttagctcagggcgagtcttcctcagcaaaaagaagaggattggcagcagttagctctgggctaatcttcctcaaaaaaaaaagaaaggaaaagaaaagaaaatcagaggagCGGTCTTAGGGGTCCAACATCCAAATAATAGGAGTTCcagaatgagagaagagaaaatagaatttcccagaactgaaggaaTGGGGTGTCCAGATTGAAAGGAGCCATCAAGTGCCCAGCACAACACATGAAAACAGATCCACACAAGGTCTATCACAGTGATATTTCAGAACACTGAGGATAAAGAGAAGATTCTACAAGCTTCTGGAAAGGAAAAACAGGTCACATACAGAGGGTCAAAGGTCAGAACGCTTTCAGACTTCTCGACAATAATAGCATAAGCTAGACAACAATGGAGCGATGccttcaaaattttgaaaaaaagttattttccgcctagaattctatatccagccaaACTATCAATCAAAATATGAGggggaaatgaagacattttcaggcAGGCAaggtctttttaaaatgcatcctTTCTCAGTAAGCTATTAGAGGATGTATTCCACCAAAACAAGGGAGTAaaccaggaaagagaaagatgagagCTACAGAAGATAAAAGCATTAATAGGAGAGAGAACTGAAGGGGATCTCTGGGGTGCTGGTAAAGAGAGATACCAGGATGGCAGCTGTGCATCGCCAGGTGCGACTCAAGACAAATGTTTTGAAGGCCATTATCCCCAAGAGATAGATGTGTTGAGTGGCATCGTCCTCCAGATTCCTTCTTTGGTTGCATCACCTTTTCAAGCGGAGGTACTAATGAGGTTCTTCTCCTGGCCCTGCCCACTGGCTTCCCCAAAGGAGGCTCTTAGGAACTCTCAGGGAAGTTGAAGCCAGACTGACTCAGAAGCTCTCGGAGTCTTCACCAAACGTTGGCAATATTGCCCTTTCCTTATCTAGCTAGATGTATACTTGCTATTCCTACACTTTTATGTTAATCACCTTtcacattcatatatatacatagagggagacaacaataataacacaactgactgaaggaaaaaaataagagaatgccCACTGGAAAAGATCGCATAGCTCATCACAGAGATGACTAGGTAACCAACATGGGGGTGAGTGTCGTAAACAGCTGGTTATCAGCAAAAGAGGAAAGCTGGGAGTGATTCTTGGAGGTGGTGCTGGTGAATGACTCGCCATCACGTCACTGCGGCCCAGAGAGGCCAGTGGACAAGGCACTGGGTGAAccgagaaaaagaatgaagatgaggACAATTACGACACCTCTACTGCTACAATTTATTGTGTGCTTTCTGAGCTGGCACTCTGCTCAGCATAAAGATGCTCTTATTGAATTCATACAATAACCCTCCAGGATCAGCATTATCATTTCTTTTACCAAGGTTTCGAGAACTTGAATAAATCTGCCAAGTTCATAAAGCTGGCAAAAGGCAGAGCCCAGATCCAGCCCAGGTCTGCCCGACTCCAGGATCCCATGCCCGTGACCACCTCCCCGAACAAGAAAGAGACCACatctccaaaaaattaaaaagtaataaaaataaacaatctggCAGATCTTAACCTCCTCattcattgaaacaaaaaatccTACTTTTTGCATCGACAGGCCTCTAAGAACTTTTCCAAACAATATTCtcgccaagaaaaaaaattggtgtCAAAGgtgcagaaagggagagaagatgagagagaatgagaaggaagcTAGTTACTCAGGAGAAAAAGAGATTCAAAAAACAGAGGGAGCAGGGCCACAGTCAAACTAAGTAAATGAACAAAAGTGCATCCCAAGGGCCCCTGGACTGACCCTGGGGTTTCAGCGGGGCTGAGGACAGTGTTTTTATAAGCATGAAAAGCTGTGTCAAACAAACCTGGACTTCAAATCCCACGTCTGCTACAAAGTCAGCACCGTTGCAGACAAACCCCAGGAAAAGACAAGCCCCAGGTCTGGAGACTCGACACAGATTCGTTTGATGAAACGAATGGCCGTCGACAAGCTATTTAAGTGCtgggagcctcggtttccccatctgtaaagcgGGCATAATAAAAACTGCCTCTGGGGCTGTGGGAAGGGTCCATCTCAGGGCTGGTCGGCCAGAGAGGCAGGCTCAGCAACCAGGCTGACCGTCATGGCTATGACTCACGTCCTCGGCCGGCGCCCCCTAACAGCACTGGTCTGCGGTGCCAACTTGCTGGTCTCCCCACCCCCGTCCCCACCCCGACAGTGacgtcctcaagggcagggatTCTGTCTCTGACATTTTGTCTCGCTCACACCTCTGTCTCCACCCCAGCACAGCCCAGGCTGACACCCAGCCACTGTCAGCTGAGGGAACAGTCTGGGTCCAGGGGACGGGACACAGGCTGAGGACGCACCTGGTCGCTGCGGGGCACTCCGTAGCGCAGCTCGTTCACAAAGTGCTCGCAGTTCTCGCTGGTCAGCTTGTACAGCACCTCCTGCCCCACCAGCTCCTCCGCCCGCTGGATGATTTTGCTGGGAGGCAGCGGCGAGTACTTGTCATCGTGTTTGTTATTGACCTGGTACTTGTCCCTCCCGGCCACATCATACAGCAGTTCCTTCTTCACTATGGCCTTGTCAGTCAGGGTAGACATGATGCTGGCCGCACCAGCTCCCGCGATTTCACCTGTGGATTCACACAGAGGAGACAGGGACTTCAATCCTGGGCAGGCCCGCGCGGGCCCCCAGCCAGGCATCCACCCTTGCCACTATCCACAAAGGAATAAGCAGGTGTGGAAGACTCAAAGGGGAAGGATCGGACACatgctgtgtggctttggagAAGGCGTTTGCTGTCTCTGGGCCTTGGCTTTCTTATCTGAAATGAGGAGTAGTGAAGTTCCATGACTGGCCGTGATCTTTTTTTAACCTAGAGAAGCTGGTCTTCTACATCCTGTGACACTCAGTGGGACTCTCGGTTATGCAAATATGGGCCCTGAGCACCCCCATCTCCCTGGGGGAATAGAATGTGACCTTTGGTGATTCCATCAAGGCTACACTTCCTTAACATATGCGAAGCTGATCACTGCAGAAAAGCTGGACAATCGTGGAGACGGCACTTGGATAAGGCAAACAATCCATGACTGAATTTAGGGAAACGTCAGACCGGGCAGGATGCATCGTGGTTAAACACAGAGAATAGAGAGTCGACAGCCAGGGTTTGAGTCCCACCTCCcccattacctgctgtgtgaccttgggcaagttgcttaacttctctgagtctccgTTCCTTGTAGAATAGGGACAATGACAGTCCCTACCTGTCCCTAGGGTACCACACAGGGAGCTGTGGATTAAAGAGTTGGCAATGCACAGTGCCTTCACCAGGGCCTGTGAAGTACAGGGCAGTGCCCTGCAGTGTCGGCTGTCATTATTATTGGGGTTGTTCTCTACGCTGCCTTCCAATTCTCATTTCTACCATTTTCTCATTAGCGTGAGGTTAGCCCTCCTCGCCTCACCTGTTTCCCAAGATTCCTGCGAAGCTCGAGTAAGAAGATGCAGGTAGAGCATCTTTTCCCTTTAAAGAGCATCCCTCACCCAGTGATGGGTGGTACCTGTCCACCCAGATCCCTGTCATGCCTTCCCCTGCCCCTTGGCCACCAGTTAGACCCACTCAGTGCAGAGAGTCAATCAATACTTAGGCCCTACCCCGTGCCAGGCCTTGTCCAAGGTGCTGGAGACAGTGGCGTGAACTAGACACCACACCTGCCCTCAAGTAGCTCACATTCTAGTGAAAGGACACTGACaatgaacaagagagaaaatgagacacTTTCAGGTGCTGAAAATGctccagagaagaagaaagacagtAACACAGGAGAGGATAACGAGGGGAGGCTGCTCTGGCTCCGGCTGGGGAAGGCCACCTTGGGAATGGTCACGTGAGTTGACAATTGAATGATGAGGGGGAGGCAGCTGAAAGCCAGGGAGAGCATcgcaagaagaaggaaaagcaagggcAAAGAGCTCAGGGAGGAAAGAGCGTGGCATGTTCCAGAGGCTGCAAGGAGGCCAATGTGGCTGAAGTCTGGGGACCCGGGAGGAGGGAAGACACCGAGGAGGGTCAGAGAGGCAGCAGGAGCCAGACCATGCCACGCCTCACACGCCACACACAGACTGATCTTATTCTACGTCTGATGGAAATGCCAAACCAGAATTCTAAGGAGAAGAGTGATATAATCAGCTTTATACTTTAGACCGATCACGCTGGCTGCCCAGTGAAGCAGGGACTGACCATAAGTGGGCAAGAGGCAGAGAGACCAACCGGGAGCCACGGTGGAATCAGATGAAGGAAGATGTAGCTTATAGCAGGACACAAGCAATGGAGATGATGAGAAGTGATCAGATCCGGAGGCAGTTTTGGAGATAAAGCCAACAGAGTTTCCTCATGGCTTAGCTATGGGGTGAAAAGGATCAAGAATGCTGCCTAGATTTTTGGCCTGAGAGCTGGATGGTGTCATCCACCAGAGCCTTCCATGTGGGGCATGTCAAGTTCAACACGCCAATTAGACACCCAGGTGGAGATGCCAAGTAGTCAAGAGGTTATACAAGCCTGTAGCTGAGCAGGGAGGCCTAAGCTGCGGACATGGGCTTGGACTATATGGACAAATAGAAGGCATGagaaggggccggccaggtggtgtagcggttaagtttgtgcgctccgctttagcagcccggggttcaccggttcagatcccgggcacagacctatgcactgcttatcaaaccatgctgtggcaggcagcccacatataaaataaaggaagatgtgcacagatgttagctcagggctaatcttcctcaaaaaaaaaggaaggcattGGAAGCCAGGGGACCCAATGAGGTCACCTGGGGAAAGTAAGGATTAGTGATATGGGAGAGGAGGATCCCACACAGGAGACCGAGAAGGAAAGGCCcagtgggagaggaagaaagacaggTGCCAGGTGAAGAACAGAGAGGTCACTTGTGTCAAGTGCTGCAGAGAAGCTGTGACCAGAAAATCAACCCTTGGCTTTGTCAAGACATGGAGGGTCTTTTGGTGGCCTTGATAAGAGCTGTTCCAGGAAGGGGTGAAACAGACAGCCTGGTGGAGGGAACTGAATTGAGAATAGGAAGTGAGGAATCGGTGATGGCCATGGTAGACAAGAGACCTGCTCTTTGGGGAGTTGGCTGGAGAGGATGTGAGGTCTGGGGGTGTTTGTTTTATCAACAGGAGATATTACATGGTTTCTATGCCGATAGGAATAACCTAGTAGAGAGGGAGACGATGATAATACGGAGGGAGGCAGGGAATTTGAGGAGCAAAGTGCTTATGAAAGTAACAGGTGGGGGTCCAGGACCCACATATAAGGGCTGGCTTTCTAAATGAGGGCAGGGGCACTGTGCATTTTAACAGAACAAAAGGCAGATTATGTGGGGACAGGTATTGGTGGTTTAGTTAATCAGGGGTGGGGAAGATGACATCTACTCTGGTTACTCCTGATTTCTCTATAAGGACAGCGGGAGGCCATTAAAGGGATGAGTGAGAGACATATCCAAGAATGTCCACAGCAACTGTGTTCACAGTGACCGAAAATTGGAACCAATCTGACGTCCATCAGCAGAAGAATGGATGACAAATTGAGATGtattcatataatggaaaacCCACAGCAACGAAAAAATACAAACGATTACCACTCAACGTGGATGACTCTCACGGGCCCAGCAAAAGAACCCAGGCCAGACTGTGATTCCTCTCACATGAAGTTCCGAACAAACAAAACTAACCGATGGCAGGAGAAGctagaatagtggttgcctctagggaggggagaggataTCGAGGAAGAACGCAGGATTAGGGTAGGCAGAATGTTCTAGATCTTGATCTGGGTCATTGTCACATGGatggatacattttttaaaaattcactgacTATACACTTTATTACATTTGTGCACTTTACTGTATTTATATTATACCTCAGTGTgaataaaaagtttaagaaaggGAGTGGGGAATTCTCACAACATTTCTCCAAGTCAAGTATTCTTAGCctcatttacagataaggaaaccgaggctggAGAGTAGAAACTGGGTTCATAGCCAAGTCTGCTGCCCAAAAACCGATACCTTAAGAGTTGAACGTGGTTTATCCAAAACCATGGTATATAAACCCATAAAAGCAGAGCTGCCCCCTGGGAAGCCCATCTCAGGCCCTCTATAGAACCCCTAGGGTTCCAAGGAGcagagtttgaaaaccactgccccACACCAAACTGCCTTCTTGTAGCACCCAGGAACCACCCGCCAGTCGGGAAGCAAGGAGAATGTTGGGGCCACCTGTTACCCACAGCTCCGccatctccctctcctcccagccccagcacaGTGGAAGCCCAGGCGTCCTTACTTGGGGGGGCCAGGTGGATCACATATCCATCGCCAACGTAGATGGCCCAGTGTCTGTAGAAAGGGCGGAAAATTTCAATCAGGTCTCCAGGCTTGGGCTCCGGCTGCAACACCAAGAAGAGGACTGTCAGAGGTGACAGGAGCGAGAACTGGGAACCAGGTTGCAAAGGCTGGGGGCCCTGCCAGAGGATGTCAAACCGGGAGGGTGAACCACAGACACTCCCCAACCTAGCCCAGTGGTTCTCTGGCAGAAATGTCCTCCTGGCTGCTCATCCTGATGatgagggggtgtgtgtgagtgttagTGTGAATGGACAAGTAAAGGCAAACACTGTCTCCTCTACACCGTACTCACACCAACACTTCCGACACCAGATATGTGGGTTTTCCAAGCAATTCAATTCTCAATAGACAAGGACTGGGGGTCCCACAGTTTacctcagttctgacactaactgcACAGGGTTaacacagaccccacaggttaagggctcagtcccacgagAGTGCCCGCCCCCCAGTTCAGCTGCCAGTCACAAGTCctgttgtcacctgtgcttctgaccaaccagctataaatcagaggttcccacaacccctcctcagactcaataattagctagaatggctcacagaactcaggaaaatggTTTACTTACtggattaccagtttattataaaggatacaactcaggaccagccagatggaagaggtaCATAGGACCAGGCATGTGGGAAGGCACACAGAGCTCACACGCCCTGCCCCGGcgtgccactctcccagcacctccatgtgttcaccaacccagaagctctctgaatcccTCACGTTAGGGCTTTTTATAGAGGCTACATTACCTAAgcgtgattgattaaatcattagccACTCGTGATTAACTcggcctccagcccctctccagccccaggGGGCTCGGAGGTGGGATGGAAGGTTCCAGCGCTCTAATCCCGGGTTGGTTGGCTGGCTCCTCTGGCTCCGAGCCCTCAACACCTCGTTAGCATAAACTCAGAAAAGggtgaaaggggcttgttatgaataacaagagACTCTCCTCTCACCCcaatcactcaggaaattacaagggttttaggagctctgttcCAGGAACTAGGGAGGAAgaccaaaaatatatttcttatcatATCACACTGAGTGCGGGTGTGGGACAgcgcatgtatgtgtgtgtgcctgtgccggGGAAGGTAGCAAGGATGCTGAAATGCTGCTCAGAGCCCCACGCTGTTAGGGGAGCACGGAGCAGGGCTGGAGAAAACTTCCAGGAGGGTCAAGAGCACTTTCATTCAACGTTATTGAGGTGCCAGTAACAGACGTTGTGCTGAGTGctaggggaggggggagggggtggggcaggactTCCGACTGGGACCAGCATTGGGGGGATGAGCTCCTCTGGTCCAACCCAGTCTTAAATCTTATCTCCTCTGTCCTTTGTAGTCTCCACTCGCAGTCACGGCCTCGTGCCCTTCAGTGCAGTGAAGAGCGGGGCGGGGGCTCTGGCTCTCCTGTTCTTAAAGCACAGACTCACAGGGGTTTGCCCACATCCCGCCACCACGCTCTGTGCGCCTGACAGATGCTCACCCTTGTGTGGCTTCCCTTGGGATGAAAACAATGGCCAGTGGGAACAGCCAATCACAACTCTACAAAGCCCGTGAAGCAGGGTCAATGGCAGTTCATTTCTATTTATAGAAACACTAAAACCACAAACAAGATGACatatagtaggaaaaaaaatcttttcacagGAATTTTACAGATAAATCATGTATTCTTCTGCAGCAATTATAATTTATCTT
Protein-coding regions in this window:
- the PLAAT3 gene encoding phospholipase A and acyltransferase 3, whose product is MRAPIPEPKPGDLIEIFRPFYRHWAIYVGDGYVIHLAPPSEIAGAGAASIMSTLTDKAIVKKELLYDVAGRDKYQVNNKHDDKYSPLPPSKIIQRAEELVGQEVLYKLTSENCEHFVNELRYGVPRSDQVRDAIMAAGIAGVGLAAVGLIGVLFSRNKRQKQ